The Penaeus monodon isolate SGIC_2016 chromosome 8, NSTDA_Pmon_1, whole genome shotgun sequence sequence ACAATACCTGACTGGAGCCTCTTGGAGTTTACAAGACTATACGATATATAATGAGGTGCAAATCCAATTTCATTATGATTCTggccatcatcaacatcactatcaaTCTCCGCAATGCTGGTCGTTCCAAACATACACTGGTTGTATGTTGGTAAGGctatcagaaaaagaaaatggaaaaaacatatttaattttgAGAATAAACATTTTCCTATTCTTGATAAGGTACAGCCAGCAACAGAAGAGGTGACACCTCCTCAGACTGCAATTGGAAATTCAGTCCCCATCTTGCCCAGGAAAATGGCCCAGTTGAAACATTATTTGTGTGTTTCTACATATCATAATGAACAATGGAAAGTGTAAATGGACAAAATTATTGTCAATTAAATTTTGATCACAAAACACTGAATttccaataacaaaataacaataaacagttTTTCGTTTGAACAAAGGCATGAGTATGTTGACTGGTTTGCCAAATGGCCACCAAAGGGTTAGCTAGTTGAACCTTGCTTATGAGACTCCCATCCTCAAGATCATCTAAGAAGGCAGGTATTCCAATCCTTCTTGAAGGTCCCCTGCATTGTGCAAAGAGATAATTGGAGGTTCTTTGTATGCATTAGCCACTGTTCGTACTTTCAGATATGAGCCTTTTGCAGATAACACttgctcatacatacatatcctgcCAAAAACCTGTACTACTTATCAGTGGTGAATTAAGTAATTTTGATCAATGACTGGCTAACAACAACCAATAACTTACCCACTTAGATAATGCCAAATACACAGTACATGTTATTTTAAAAcaatgcatgtttgtgtgcatgtgcgtgtacatgtacatgtatatgtacatgtacatgtacatgtacatgtacatgtacgtgtacgtgtacgtgtacgtgtacgtgtacgtgtacgtgtacgtgtacgtgtacgtgtacgtgtacgtgtacgtgtaccgtgtatgtgtacgtgtacgtgtacatgtgtgtgtacgtatgcatatgcacatatgttaCTTTATCTGGACCACTTTCCAGGGTAAGAAGGGCCCAAATTCTCTAATCTCAGTCTGGCACAGCCAGAACCTTTTTTGTTGCTGATTGTACATGACtttagtttcagatatatttatatgaaaatggaaGTAATCATTTACTTTGGCATGGAATGTTGTATCTGAAATACAGTGGGATAGCatatcaaaaaaagaaacaccTTGTGACCATTCAATGACATCAAAGaagtaacaaaaatgaaaaacttacgCATTTGAGGATAATGTAGGACTCCTGGAAATCTTGGTGACCCTGGTATGGGGTAAGATGCTGGCTGGAAGTTAGGGTTGTATGGTGAAGTATTCTGATCCACATTGGACACTGCTATGCTAGGCTGGGCTGGATTGTTGGAGGGCATCTGGACTGCTTGCTGACCTGGTATGGATGGAGCAAAGCCCAACACTGGAGACTGACCTGGCCCAGTACCAGGCACTGGAGGCTGACCTGGCATTTGTGATTCCCCTGGCACTGGTGGTTGACCAGGCATAGGTTCTTGACCTGGAATTGGAGGCTGATATGGTACTATAGGGGGATTCATCATCGGAGGTTGACCTGGCATTGGCTGTTGACCTGGTATAGCAGCACAGCCAACCCCTGGGTGCTGTCCTGGTGCTGGAGAATAATTTGGCAATGGGGGCTGTCCAGGAGGGGCATAAGCAGGCACTGGAGGCTGAACTGAAGCCAGATTCGTGAGTTGGGCTGAGTTAGTGGGTGGTCCTTGAACAAAGTTGCTAAAGTATTGCACTAGAGGTATGGAGCCAATCTTTACAGGAGCTGTGTGTTCTAGGTCCATGTGGCAGCCAGATGGGGACATTTCAAACTGAAAAGCATAGAAGTAAATACAGAAATATGGAAAGGAGATAAATCACCAGTAATAAATCCTTATAAAAACTGCAATATGGGATACACTTGTTTTTCAATAACATATACACCACATTCACAGAAAAAGATACAGTAATAAAATTGATCTGATACACTAGTATTtcagaataaaggaaataaaaaacgtaaataaacagaCCTACAACTTTTCAATAAGATATCTAATCTCacatatttataatttcaaatcCCAATATTGTCTGCTTCACCTATGCATAAAAATACTGTACCTATGGGAAACTTAATTAAAAGTGCAATGAGGTAACTCCATCCTCATTTTACAATTAATTCTAAATTACTGGTCTGAATTTCATTAGCTGTAGCACAATTTAGATAAACAGGTTTTGTAATGTACAAAAGGGAATAACGTCACAGCTTGTACAAAGGATATTATAGGATCCAAACAATATCACATCTATACGACACTGTAGTTTATTCTGGATGGGGAAAATAggatatggggaaaaaatatttcacaTATAGTTAAACCACAGTATCAAACAATCAGCAAAAATCACATTGGtttcttttcattctgttttCACATACTTGATGGTTATGTTTTCAATAAAAGTATATTTGTAACAAAAGTGTAATTTTTTGTTTACTAGATAACGCTCATATTTATCTGAAttctttatatcataatttttaaagaaaaaattcacCTCAATTGAAGAAATTTCACTTTTATTACATGCCATTcacttaataatatacatacactttcATATTATAccaataatcattattctttatattaaaatcaataaGCGCAAGGTGCtgctttataaaaaataatgtaaaagtcaTGCAATTTTTCTATGAAAGTAATTAAATATTCCTCATACACCAATATTTTCTCTGATTTAGTTACTATGGTCCCAATTTGGTTAAGGCATGTAATCTATAACATATACCAATTTATATCCAGTAGTTCCATGCAACAGAAAATTACAATAGAAGAGTATTTTGTGGGGGCTTCATCTGAGCAAGTTGGGGAAAATTCAGTACAAGGGAATAAGCTATATGATTTGTCAAAATCAGAATCTAGGGAtttggggggagaaaaataaggaTCCATTGACATAATTTGGGCATGAAAAGCAAAATCCTCTTAAAATGTCACTTTTTTACAATGTATACGGCAAATGGTTCCTGCAACAAAATAGGATACAGTATACCAAACAACATAATTAACACAGAAAGATACCGATATAAGCAACTGCATATCTGAGGTCTGAAGAACAGCAGTCATTACTGGATGAGTCCAATTTAAACATCCAACTGGCTCACTGGCAAAGCTGGGAAACaagtttagaaaaaaatcatAGGTATAAATTTATCTGAAATGACAATTTTTCTTTGAATTTCACTGGAAAACTAATCTGccttagaaataaaataatttaacttTCAACAAACTCACTGAAGACAAACTtataattgttcttttttttcatttcttctaccttcaaaacaagagagaaaaaaaaaagacccaacaaTGGCTTTATTTTTCCCATGGCCTAAACACACCCTACCTTCAGTTCGTAATCAATGTCAATCAGGTTGCAGAACTGTAGGTGAGAGGGAGGCAGTGCTGGAATCAACATCTCAACGTTGTTCCAGTTATCATCTTCTCCAGGTGGAATTTCCAAGCGCTTGAGCTCAGCAACCTTCCGatggtctttcttctttctcccttcagcATGGTATGTTATGGTCTACAAAATTGGGGAGTTTATCAGGCATAAATGAAATTCTTGATAATCTTACATGTAAGAAAGAactcttaaaaattatataatgagtGCTGTGCAGTCTATCAAAAGCTAGGATATCACAAGAATATTACCTGCTCAACATAAGAATCTAAAATATATTGTCATACTGTCACTCAAATCAACCAGTACTACACCAAAGAAATTATTGATTTTGTAActtttattgttaacatcatgCATATGATCTACTACAGCAaagtatttatcttatatttatttatacttttagaataattataattacaagaTTATAGGTTACATGCATATTTaggaatgatatatatgaatcaaATATTAATAGAAGTTTCCAAAATTGCAGAACATTATCAGTTTATCATTATACAACAGAATATGCACATAGTCATACAACTAATATGTAGCTGCGCTGCCccatttcttctttaaaaaaggcTTTATCATTGGAGTGGAGTTTAAATAGCTTTGTTACCATTAGCTAATATCTAGAACTATTGTTGTCCCAGTTGCTAAAAATCAGTAGAAAATCTAAATCAGAGGTAAGCTGCAGTGAAGTAAAGTGATGTGATTGCTGGTGCTCTACTCCAGTTAAAATATCCTCCCTCCTAAAGAACAGAGGAACAATCGAAAATGCAAGACTTATaggagatgataaaaaagaaaaaatatccaaataCAATGAAAGAGACGtgtacaaaaaacaaagaaaaaaaatactttacctGATGCACAACTGCTTTTGTGTAGTTAATCTTGACATTGGTCATGTTGGAACACTCAGCATTAACGATAATATTTTCCCCAGGAACAAAACCCGAGCGATCAATGCGGAGCACCAGGGACATTGGGCCACTTCGGCAAAAGAGGCAGCAAGCATAGTCGTGTTTGCTACACTCTATTGGCACCTATGTGTGACATCAAAATATCTCTTCAGTACCTCTTCCATGATTTATCTGCATTTGGAAAACTTCTAAAAAGATAAAGCTATTTACTATATTCAAATCTTTGTCCATGTATTAACATGTTTGTTATTAGTTAGAATATAGGCTGAGATTCATTATCATTTGCAAAGAATTTTCCTTTTCACTAAAAATAAAGATCTTAAATTCAGTACTCAGaacattaaaatttataacattacaGCAACTACCTATTCtgatttattatatttagaaataaaagGCATTATAACATTTCTTAAAAGGAAATTACACCATGACATTATTATATGCTGAAGCAAAATGTGAGAAATATCTTAGAATAACAAAACTAGAAATGGTTATCAATGTTGTTTAAATCTAAACCAAATTTATGTGTTGAAAGTTACTAACCTaaatgtacatacaaatacacacatactggGGTACAGCCAGGATtataagaaggggaaggggtaagaacGTTTAATGGAAAAAGTTCCCAAAGATTTCAAACCTAGagtgtttgtgatgctctttacCTGTTATTTACCTTTGCAATTTCTCTATAAATAATTGGCATA is a genomic window containing:
- the LOC119576145 gene encoding arrestin domain-containing protein 3-like isoform X1; the encoded protein is MPTGISIEFDNSKAVFFSGQSVTGRVRVTCDKPKYCRAIEVEFQGYGKVHWTERSKTQRNGKQRTKTVHFKSNESYYLMSYIVWGNGTTESELPPGTHLFNFSFLLPHGIPSSFESHIGKVRHQCKAKMDIPWKTDKVSVKAFSVNTLYDLNMDPEAKVPIECSKHDYACCLFCRSGPMSLVLRIDRSGFVPGENIIVNAECSNMTNVKINYTKAVVHQTITYHAEGRKKKDHRKVAELKRLEIPPGEDDNWNNVEMLIPALPPSHLQFCNLIDIDYELKFEMSPSGCHMDLEHTAPVKIGSIPLVQYFSNFVQGPPTNSAQLTNLASVQPPVPAYAPPGQPPLPNYSPAPGQHPGVGCAAIPGQQPMPGQPPMMNPPIVPYQPPIPGQEPMPGQPPVPGESQMPGQPPVPGTGPGQSPVLGFAPSIPGQQAVQMPSNNPAQPSIAVSNVDQNTSPYNPNFQPASYPIPGSPRFPGVLHYPQMPLPTYNQCMFGTTSIAEIDSDVDDGQNHNEIGFAPHYISYSLVNSKRLQSAASVGDTGGGMDGITSGVSDLHIRRDSGSSGSSGDHYRGGRTAYLIVRVSLFFVSV
- the LOC119576145 gene encoding arrestin domain-containing protein 3-like isoform X2 produces the protein MPTGISIEFDNSKAVFFSGQSVTGRVRVTCDKPKYCRAIEVEFQGYGKVHWTERSKTQRNGKQRTKTVHFKSNESYYLMSYIVWGNGTTESELPPGTHLFNFSFLLPHGIPSSFESHIGKVRHQCKAKMDIPWKTDKVSVKAFSVNTLYDLNMDPEAKVPIECSKHDYACCLFCRSGPMSLVLRIDRSGFVPGENIIVNAECSNMTNVKINYTKAVVHQTITYHAEGRKKKDHRKVAELKRLEIPPGEDDNWNNVEMLIPALPPSHLQFCNLIDIDYELKFEMSPSGCHMDLEHTAPVKIGSIPLVQYFSNFVQGPPTNSAQLTNLASVQPPVPAYAPPGQPPLPNYSPAPGQHPGVGCAAIPGQQPMPGQPPMMNPPIVPYQPPIPGQEPMPGQPPVPGESQMPGQPPVPGTGPGQSPVLGFAPSIPGQQAVQMPSNNPAQPSIAVSNVDQNTSPYNPNFQPASYPIPGSPRFPGVLHYPQMPLPTYNQCMFGTTSIAEIDSDVDDGQNHNEIGFAPHYISYSLVNSKRLQSAASVGDTGGGMDGITSGVSDLHIRRDSGSSGSSGDHYRGGYQAHI